The segment GTGCCAGGGATCTTCATCTCGGTTAGCCTGGCTCGCAAGTATGCCTTTCTCCTGGCCCACTTCCCTCTGTCTGTTCATCAGGAAGCCACCTTGGAGGACAAGTTTTTCTTTCTCTTTTTCTCCATGCTTGTGATCGCGTTTGTGGCGGTGCTCAACTGGGATACTCTGTTCCCCACTCGCAAAGACTACAATATTCTTACTCCACTCCCCGTCCGGATGAGAACGTTGCTCGCATGCAAGGGGCTGGCTCTCGTTCTCTTGCTTCTCCTGTTCACACTGACAGTCAACGCCATTCCGACGGTGCTGTTTCCTCTGGTTGTCAATGCCAACATGGGTTCACTGCTTCATGAAGGACGGTTCATTCTGGAGTCCGGTGAGCGTGAACAGATTCAGGAGCAAGCCAGGCTGGTCTTTGCAGGCTGGTTTGTTTTGGCGCACGCTTTGAGCGTTACGGCCGGCAGTGCTTTTGCTTTCTTATCGGTGGTCTCGATCCAGGGAATTCTGATTACTCTGTTCAGAAGCGAGATGCTTCGCCGTGTTTCTCGTGCTGTACAGTTGCTGCTGATGATGAGTCTGCTTTCGGTGTTCTTCCTTTTCCCCAAGTTGATCTTCAGTTTTGAGAGTCTGCAGCATAACGAACTCTTTCAGACCCTATTCCCCCCCATGTGGTACCTCGGTCTCTATCAAATGCTTCTTGGCAGTGGAGAGTTTCGGCTTGAATCTCGAATTGGTCTAACAGCACTGACGATGACGGCCCTTTGCTGTCTCCTGACATACCTGGTTACCTACAAGAGGAAGGTTCAGGAGTCGTGGGAGTCCGTGGAGACAGTACGCCGGCCTGCGAGGGGTTTTCGTTTATTAGCCGCCACCTTTGAACGCTTGGTGTTGAGGAACGAAAGAGAGCGGGCCACATTCTACTTTGTTGCAAGAACGCTCCTGAGAAGCCAGAAGCACCGTGTTTTTCTGGCTGGGTATTTCAGTGTGGGAATGGCGTTGGTATTTGTTGTGCTGATGGATGCACTCTCGATGAGTGGAACTGAGGATTGGAATCCACAAAGCGTACCGCTGCTATCCGTGCCGCTGATCCTGTCCTTTTTTATCCTGGCTGGAATGCGATACGCCTTCACGGTTCCGTCAGAACTGGAAGCCAACTGGATCTTCAGGTTGGCTGAAAATAAAGGGAACGCCAGCGCGATTTCAGGAGTCCATAAAGCCATGCTGGTTCTGGGCATCATGCCTCTATTCATGATGTTGTTTCCTTCCTATTTGGTGGTGTGGGATGCGACTACCGCTCTACTTCACCTTGCTTACGGGTTTACCCTCGCACTGACTCTCATCGAGATCCTCCTCTTCAAGTTCCCGAAGATCCCGTTCACCTGCTCCTACTTGCCCGGGAGAGCAAACCTCAAGGGTTTATGGTTCCCCTATTTTCTCTTCTTTGTGACTTACGCCCACGCCATGGCAAAGCTCGAGGCGTGGCTGTTCGGAAACCCACTCTATTTCATCCTGTTTTATGCCTTCGCAATTCCTGCATTGCTTGTAGCCGTGATGTACAGGAACCGTCTATGGAACAGCGATCTGGCAATTGTCTATCTTGAAACTGCCGAACCAACTGTCAGAACTCTGAAACTAGGTGGATAGCCCACAGAGGGCCGACGACGAGTGTTTCACCGTTGGTCCGAATCGAGAACACGGAGAGGTACCTCTTTCAGGGCATTGAGATGATCCAAGTGCTCAGGGAGTCATTTTGGACGAAGTACCGACAGGAGAGAGTCCACAGTGAGTGCAAACGAGAAGCCATCAGCGAGAATCCTGGTCGCTGACGATCAATCCGACGTGTTGGAAGCTGTTCGATTATTGCTCAAGCGAGAAGCTTTCCAGGTAGAGACCGCCCGTAGCCCACGGCAAGTCCTCGGTCTTCTGAGGACCCGAGAGTTTGATGTCCTGCTTATCGACCTGAACTACACGCGGGACACTACATCCGGTCAGGAAGGGCTGAACTTGCTCACCGAAATTCGCGAGCTTGACGGCACGCTGCCCGTGGTGGTGATGACGGCTTGGGGAAGTATAGAGCTCGCGGTAGAGGCCATGAGACGGGGCGCTCGTGATTTCATTCAGAAACCCTGGGAAAATCAGCGTCTGAAAGCGATTTTGCGGACCCAAACCGAGCTCGGTCGTGCGCTCCGTCAGAGCCGCCGTCTCGAGGCCGAGAACCAGGTATTACGGGGTCAGAAGTTTCCCAGGCTGATCGCGAACTCCGAAGCCATGAAGCCCGTCCTGGAGATGATTGAACGTGTGGGGCCATCGGATACGAATATCCTGATCACCGGAAACAACGGTACGGGGAAAGGGGTGGTGGCTCACCATTTGCACGCGGTTTCGCGAAGAGCTGCGAAGCCGCTGGTGACCGTCAATACAGGCGGGCTTCCGGAAGGCGTGTTCGAAAGCGAGGTGTTCGGCCACGTCAAGGGCGCTTACACCGATGCGAAAGCCAATCGTATTGGACGCTTTGAGATGGCCGATGGGGGTACGCTCTTTCTTGACGAGATTTCCAATATTTCCCTCAATGAGCAAGCCAAACTCTTGCGGGTGCTGGAGAGTGGAGAGTTCGAACCCGTAGGTTCTTCCAAGACTCGCATCGTCGATGTCAGAGTCTTCTCTGCCACCAACGCTGATCTCAAGAAAGCCGTTGGCGAAGGCCGGTTCAGGCAGGATCTGTATTTCCGGCTGAATACCATCGAGATCCCCCTACCGCCCTTGAACCAGCGACAGCAAGACATACCGTTGCTGGCAGAGTACTTTCTCCAGCGGCATGTGCGGCACTACGGCAAAAGGTTGGTCGGATTCAATGACGCCGCCTTGCAAGCCATGCGGGACTATCCCTGGCCGGGAAACGTTCGCGAGCTCGACCATGCCGTAGAAAGAGCAGTCCTCATGGCAAAGGGTACCACGGTGCACGTTGCTGACCTCGGCCTCGGTTTTCCGCGCGACGGAGCCAATCCTCCGGAAGACCTCAGCCTGGAAGAAGTCGAGCGACTGTTAATCCAAAAGGCACTGGTTCGGTGTGAAGGCAATGTCCGCAGAGCGGCAGAGGTCTTGGGTTTGAGCAGGAGCGCACTCTACAGGAGGCTGCAACGACACGGTCTGTAAGCCTGTCCGGATGGAAAAACAAGGCAGCAGCCTGTTTTGGGTCTTCTTGACCGTAGGACAGATCTTATGACGGAGCGAACACCCATCACAAAACGAAGACTCACTCATGAAGGGCGGATCACACTTCTGGCGGTTGGTGCGGGAGTGCCTGCGACGGCTGTGGCCCTGGTCCTGCTTTGGACCGGAGAATTCAGTTTCAGGACGCAGTGGACGTTGACGCTGTTTCTTGGCCTGCTCTGGTGGGGGTTTTCTTTTGCTGTGCGCGGGTGGGTGGTTTCCCGGCTCCGGACTCTGTCCAATCTTCTTGCTGCACTGCGGCAAGGAGACTACTCATTTCGGGCAAGAGATGCACGGAGAAATGACCCCTTGGGTGAGGTGATGTTGGAAGTCAACACGCTTGGCGAGACACTCCGAGAGCAGCGCCTGGAAACACTGGAAGCCACCAATCTTCTCCATCGTGTGATGGCGGAAATCGAGGTGGCTATCTTTGCCTTCGATGACGGACACCGGTTGCGGCTTGTGAATAGAGCTGGAGAACGGTTGCTCGGGCAAGCTTCAGAGAGGATTCTGGGCAGTCGAGCCGAGAAACTTGGCTTGGCCGATTGTCTGCGAGGTGAGTCTGTGGCGATCCTGAATAAGACCTTTGCCGGACAGTCGGGCAGATGGGGTGTACGGCGCAGTACCTTTCGATCCCAGGGGTTGCCCCATCAGCTTCTGGTTCTGTCAGATTTAAGTCGTACCCTGAGAGAGGAGGAACGATTCGCCTGGCAGCGTCTGGTAAGGGTATTAGGCCATGAGCTCAACAATTCCCTGGCACCCATCCAGTCCATTACCGGGAGCCTCGGGCACTTGATGCTCAGGAAGCCTCGGCCAACAGACTGGGAGGAAGATCTTCATCGGGGTTTGGAAGTCATTCGGTCTCGCTGTGATTCGCTCAACCGTTTCATGCGGGCCTATACGAGGCTGGCGCGGCTGCCACAGCCAAAGATTGGCTCGGTGGAACTGGGGGGCTTGATCCATCGCGTCAAGGGTCTGGAAACGCGTCTTCCGATCATCCTCTCGGAGGGTCCGAATTTCACGATCCAGGCCGACGGGGATCAGTTGGAACAACTACTGATCAACCTGGTGAAAAATGCCGTCGATGCCGCCCTGGAAACACAAGGGGACGTAAGAATGGGATGGATCAAGAAGAGGGATCGGTTCGAGGTCTGGGTGGAAGACGAAGGTCCAGGGATTTCGGACACAGCCAACCTGTTTGTGCCCTTCTATACAACGAAACCCAATGGACTAGGGATCGGATTGGTCCTGAGTCGCCAGATCGCCGAGGCTCACGGCGGACGGCTCTCGCTGGAAAATCGAAAAACCGGTCAGGGTTGCGAAGCGCGCCTCTATCTCCCGCTGGATCACCAACACCGAGCGTTTGGAAGCTGACCGTGAACTGAGACGTAGTGTTCAATTCCGGGACTCATTCGTTCCAGAAACGGACACTTCCTCTGTTTCGAGCGCCTTTCTGTCGTAAGGATCCCTTGTCATCTCTGACTGACACCGCCTGGCGGAAGCGTGGTGACAAAGCCTATCCGTTGAAGAATCAGCAACTAAAGGGTGAAGCGGGAGAGTACGGCGGTCGCGGCTGCCATTTTTTGGGCCCCAATCCGGAAAGAGGTGGTTCGATGGCAATCACCTTGCAATCCGATAAGGGAGGGCAGGGCCCCCTGCCCAAAGGCTCTACCTGGTCGTCATGCCTATGAACAGTCTCTCTTCGAGTTCCCTAGTTGGCAAGGGCAGCGGCCTGGATATTCCACGCAATGACGCTGCCTTCAAACGTCGTCTGCGACGCATCCTATACCCTGTAGTCATTATCGTTTCTTTAGTTGTGATCCGCGTTGGCGTGTCACGTCTGGAGCCTGCTGCACCCACAGTTGCCCGAGGGACGGTATGGACGGATACCGTCAAGCGTGGTTCGATGCTGAGGCGAGTCCGTGGTCTCGGTTTCTTGATGCCCGAAGAAATTCGCTGGATCCCGGCGGTGACTGACGGCCGAGTAGAACGGATTCTTGTGCTGCCCGGGGCTGCGGTCAAAAAAGACGCCGTCTTGGTGGAGTTGAGCAATCCCAAGCTGAATCTGGCTGCCTTGGAGGCAGAGTTCCGATTGAAGGCCGCTGAAGCCGAATATAAGGATCTCAAGGTAACGCTCGAGAGCGAACGCCTGGATCAACTAGCCGCGACCGTGCGGCTGAATGCTGAATATCGACAGGCCCGACTAAAGGCGGACCGGGATGAGATGCTCGCCGAAGAGGGTCTGGCGCCTGACCTGACAGTTCAGCTCTCCAGGGTCACAGCGGATGAATTGGCCAATCGAGTTGTCCTTGAGGAGAAGAGGCTGGAAATCAGCGATGAATCCGTAGAGGCGCGACTGGCGGCTCAGCTTGTAAAGGTAGAGGAGCTTCGAGCGGTGCACCGATTGAAGCTGCGTCAGTTGGCCTCTCTGAAAGTGCGAGCCGACATGGAAGGGGTACTACAGGAGCTTCCGATAGAGGTCGGTCAGCAGGTGACCCCCGGTACCAACCTGGCTCGCGTATCAGATCCGTCGCGGTTGAAAGCCGAAATCAAGATCTCAGAGACACGAGCCAAGGATATTCAGTTCGGTATGCCCGCAAGCATAGATACTCGAAATGGCGTGATACGCGGAAGCGTGGCGAGGATTGATCCCGCCGCACAGAACGGGACGGTAGCGGTGGATGTCAAGCTCAAAGGACCGTTGCCGAGAGGAGCGCGCCCGGACTTGAGTGTGGAGGGAATCATTGAGCTGGAACGGCTCGAGAACGTGCTGTACCTTGATCGCCCTGCCATTGGACACGAGAAGAGTCTCGTAACGCTCTTCAAGCTTGTAAGGGAGACCGGCGAAGCGATTCGAATCCCAGTCAAGCTGGGCCGAAGCTCGGTGGATAAGATCGAGATACAGGAAGGCCTGGACATCGAGGATGAAGTCATACTGTCGGACATGTCGGCCTGGGACGGTTACGACCGCATTCGGCTGGATTGAGAAAGATCCATGAGCTCCAATAATCCGTTGATTCAGTTGGACGACGTGACCAAGGTCTTTATGACTGAAGAGATCGAGACTCACGCGCTCTCAAGAATCCACCTGAAAATCAGTAGGGGCGAGTATGTTTCCATCGCGGGTCCATCCGGTTGTGGCAAGTCGACGATGCTGTCGATTCTGGGTTTATTGGACTCGCCCACGGAAGGGAGCTACATCTTCAACAGCAGACCGGTGGAGAGCCTTTCCCACTCACAAAGAGCGCGCATTCGCAACCGGGAAATAGGCTTCATCTTCCAGAGCTTCAACCTCATTGGCGATCTCTCTGTCTTCGAGAACGTGGAACTGCCACTGGCCTATCGCGGGATCAGGTCTTCCGAGCGACGTGACCGCGTTGGCCAGGCTCTCGAAAGGGTCGAAATGGAGCATCGTTCCAAACACCTGCCCAGCCAGTTGTCCGGAGGCCAGCAGCAGCGTGTAGCCGTGGCAAGAGCCTTGGCCGGTCGACCTCTCATTCTTCTCGCCGATGAACCGACGGGAAACCTGGACTCAAGGAACGGGGAGGCTGTTATGGAATTGCTTGACGACCTCCACCAGGAAGGGACGACTATCTGCATGGTGACTCATGACCCTCGCTACTCGCGGCACGCCGAACGAACCGTCAACCTCTTTGACGGACGGGTTGTGGAAGAACAACTGGCGGAAGACTATCAAGTGTAGGTGGCCAACCCTGGCTGGCACATGAGTATTGCCGAGCCTGACTTCCATGAAAGCTGACAAACCGCTAGTTCCAAGGCAGCCGCAAACGGTGAATCCCAACAAAAAACACCCTGAATTGCTGTCGCTGCTCTCAGACCTGCTTGACCGTGTCGGCCCAGAATTTCGGATGGCTCTCCGGTCAACATGGAAACACCGCCTGCATTCACTCACGGTGATCACAACAATAGCGCTGGTAATTGCTTCAGGAAGTGTGATCTTCAGCGTCGTTGATCGAATCCTGTTTCGTGCAACTCCCTATTCCCAAGAGGACACGCTTGTTTCAGTCGGTGTTGTCGCTCCAATCGAGTCGGTCGAGTTCCTGATGAGCGGCACCTACTTTCAATGGAAAAACAGCGGTGCGTTTAACGCAATGACGTCTTGGAGTGGAGTTACGGATTGCGCCTTTGTAAACGAAGTCCCCGTGGGTCTCGTTTGCGCGAGGGTCGAGTGGGATTTTTTGCAGGTCCTCGGTGTACCCCTTCAATTGGGAAGAGATTTCGACTGGACAGAGGATCGCCCCGGGGCGCCGAGAGTGGCGATATTGTCCCATGATCTTTGGAGCAGCCGTTTTGGTCGGAGCCGTGAGGTTATCGGCACGGAATTCTCTTCTGAAGGAGGACATGTAAGAGTTGTAGGGGTTCTTCCGCGCGACTTTGAATTACCAAACCTGCAGCCTTTTGACATGCTCGTGCCACAGTCTCTCCCTGAAAGGGCGTATAACCCTGAGGCAGCAACACACATTCTCAGGGCTTTTGCGAGACTTCAATCCGATACGACATTGCAACAAGCGCACGCAAGGCTGCAATCTCGGTTCCTGGAGATGCTTCAATGGGTGCCGCCAATTCTCCGAAACGAAATAAGTCTTCTCTTACGCCCGATCAGGGAATATCAGCTCGGCAGCGCTCGGCTGGCTTCCTGGCTTCTCCTCGCCGGCATCATAGCGGTGATACTCGTCGCGTGTGCGAATGTTGCAGGCCTGCTGTACGCTCGCGATGCGGGCCGGAAACAGGAGCGAGCCATACGGCATGCTCTTGGAGCAACCACGGCAAGGTCGCTCGCCGAAAGCACCGCACAAAATCTGATGCTTGGGTTTGCCGGGGGAATCGCGGGACTGGGATTGGCAAGCATTCTCTTAGAGGCTCTCATCAGGCTCGCCCCGGATGGAATTCCTTACTTGGATCAGGCCAGTATCAACTGGCGCGTTCTGGTGTTTGCGATTGGAGCGTCCGTTCTCGCAACGATTCTTCCCAGTGTGTCCATCGCCCTGCAGCGACCACAACTTGGCACGTTGACGGGGGTTCGCACGACTCGTTCCGGTCTGGTCCTCCGTCAGTTACTGATTATTGCCCAAGTATCGCTTTCCATGTTTCTGCTGTCGCTGGCCGGGCTCTTGATACGAAGTTTTCTGAACATACAGACTGAGCAGATTGGAATACGCTCGGAAAAAGTCTTCACTGCAGAAATTCTTTTGGGTTCCCGCTACCCTCTCGCGGAACAACGGCACAGAATCTTCGAGACGTTGGAATCTCGAATTCTCCGGCTTCCGGGGGTTGAAGCTGTCGGCGTCAGTGATACGTTGCCGCCAGTCGGCCCTGTTCGCAAAAAGCCACTCTCCATCGTTCAGATTTACGGTCGCCCTTTAGCAGAAGAAGGCCAAATCGGATCAGTCAACTGGCGAGCCGTGACTCCCGGGTATTTTCAGGCCCTGGGCATACCCATCCTGCAGGGCCGAGGGTTTGTGGACGACGACAGGAAGAACAGCGACAAGGTAGTCATCCTCAGCGAGCGTCTTGCCGGAGTTCTCTTTCCAGGCGAGGAGTCGCTTTCGCAGCATGTGCGTTTTGGTCCTGATGAGCCATGGTGGACAGTCGTTGGGGTGGCTGGAGACGTCAAGAATGAGGGTCTGACAGCCTTGCCCGAACCCGAGTTCTACCTCGTGCGCAAGGACGCCGCGGACTTGGGCCTTGGAAATCTTCAGACTGAGGGCACGAGCCGTCGAGCTGTTCTCGTGGTCCGGAGTGATTCAGCCGTCGAGGCGATGGGGAGGTCGATTCAGTTTGAAGTCGCTAAACTCGATCCAACGCTGCCAGTCAATGTCGAGGCTTTGGAAGAGAGTATTGCGCAATTGAGGACTCCCTCGCGTTTCAATGCAACTGTACTCGGGTACTTTTCCGTCCTGTCATTGCTGATGGCGTCGGTAGGAATTTACGGACTGATCTCGTTCGTTGTAGAAGAGCGGAATCGCGAGCTCGGGATAAGAATGGCGCTTGGAGCGACACGCTGGCACATCGCGAGACTCATCTTGTCGCATGTGTTGGCCTGGACCGCTACGGGAGCTGTCATCGGGCTGTTCTGTGCTTTCCTGGCCGGAGATCTGGTGGAATCGTTACTGTATCGTGTGAAGGGAATCGACTTGTTCACGCAGTTGGTGACGATCGGTGTATTGCTGCTAACAGCTCTTATTGCGGCCACAAGGCCGATTGTCCGCGCCAGTCGGGTCGACCCTGCAACAGTCTTGCGATACGAATGATCGGGTCTCCACCACTGTTACCACATATTCCTCGGCCAAGTTCCAGGGCCGAACAAGTTGAAGTCGTTCCGCTGTCTCTGCCTTGGTTGATGCAGGGGACCGCAACAAGGGAAGCCCTGGCGGGAACGGGTTACCCACCAAGAGGGACCTCGCGATGGGCTAGCCGAGCCATTGGAGTAGCGGGGGGGGGACTCGAACCCCCGACCTAAGGATTATGAGACCTTCGCTCTAACCACTGAGCTACCCCGCCACAGAGGATTCAGAGTATACCACCTCTTGCAGGTTGGGGGCGGGGAGGCGGGCGGGTTCGTTGCCGCCTGTCCTTGAATAGCCCATGGGAAGCGTCGGGCAAGGGTTGAGCCGCGAAGGTGGCGGCGGTGGGTGATGGTGGCGCGGGGTGGCGTTGCTTTGGAGAGGCGATGCGTTTCCGAACGGGTGCTTCCTATTCGCCGCATTCGCGGCTGGGTTGACGCAGAACCGATACGACCCCGGGTTGCCACCTCCGTCGCCCAGAGGACTCTGCCTTCGCTGCCAAACGCGACTCCTCCCGGGCTCCTCCTGGCTCACCCCGCAGGCGACACTGAGTCGCAGCTTCGCAGCTCTATAAGGATGGCCTGTAGGAGACGTTTCCGTGCGTAACCACGTCAACCGCAGCTTCGCAGCTCTCCTCTAACCGACAACACTGCCGCGGGATAGGAATTTTCGAAATATTCCCTCGTGTGCCGGCCAACCGGGAGCGCGGGCGTCCCGCCCGCATCCCTTTGCCCATTGCGGTCGCTGAGCATCAGCACAACTTTGCAGGCAGCCGCCGCGTCGGCAGAAACCGAAACGGCCAGGCCGAAGGAGAGCCAGGGCGCCGTTGCCGGCTGATACAAGTGGGGGAGATGGCTGAGGCTGTGCCAAGCATTGTGCGGGCGAGACGCCCGCGCTCCCGGGGGGCAGACGCCCCGCACCGTGAGCGCATGTCAACAAAGCATAGCCGGCCTTATTGGCTGCCGTTAACGTCATTCTCCGGCACCACCGAGAGGTCTACGCGGCGGCGGAAGCGGTCGATGCGGTCGACGCACACTTTCAAGCGTTGTCCCAGTCGGAATACCGTGCCGAACTGACGGCCCACCAGGGACAGGGGGCGGGTTCGGAGCCGGTAGTCGTCGGTTTCCAGGGTCTCTATTTTCACAAAGCCTTCCACGAACAGTTCGTCCAGTTCGACCACCATTCCCTCACGGGTCAAGTGGATGACAGTCCCTGCGAACTCCTCACCCAGCTTGCCGGCCATGAACTCGAGCTTCTTCAGCTCGATGAGTTCCCGTTCGGCCTCGTCGGCCCGCCGCTCGGCGTCGCTGGACTGGAGAGCCATGCCTTCCAGGGCCGGGGGATCGTAGAGATGGCGGGTATCCGGCGGAACGGCAGAGCCCCCGGAATCCCCCTGGCCGTCCTGCTGCAGCCGATGCTTCAGGATGCGGTGGACGATCAGGTCGGGGTAGCGCCGGATGGGTGAGGTGAAGTGAGTGTAGCACTCCGAGGCCAGACCGAAATGCCCCCGGTTTCGAGGGGAGTAGCAGGCCTGCTTCATGGATCTCAGCATCAGGTAGGACAGGATCCGTTCTTCCGGCCTGCCCAGGATCCGGTTCACCAGCTTCTGGTAGTCGCGCGGGGTTACCTTGACGTTTAGGCCTCGAAGCTCCCTCAGGTCCCTGCTCCGGTCTCTAAACCCCCGGCCTCTGAAACGGGCGCGGTCCCTCACCCGCGGCACGGCGGCGCTGTCGCCGGTGGGCACGCCCAACTGGTAGCCGAAGCTCATGGCGATCCGGTTGAACTCCAGCACCTTCATCGGATCGGGAGCTTCGTGGACTCGGTAGAGGAATGGAAGGCGTTGCCCTCTGAGATGGCCGGCGGTGACTTCGTTGGCCAGGAGCATGAACTCCTCGATGATGCGATGCGCGATGTTGCGCTCCGACTGCAGGATGTCGGTCAGGGTGCCCGACTCGTCCAGGGTCAGCTCGGCTTCGGGAAGATCGAAGTCGATGGAGCCTCGCTGCTGCCGCTTCCCGTGAAGCCGCAGGGCCAGCTCGCGCATTCGCTCGAACTGCGGGACCAGGGCGGCGTAACGGGCGCACTCCGACGGGTCCCGGTCCAGCAGGATCCTGGCTACCGCGGTGTAGGTCATCCGTTCCCGGCTGCGGATCACCCCTTCATGGAAGCGATAGTCGCGTACCTCTCCGGCATCGTCGATCTCCATCACCACCGACAGGGTGAGCCGATCTTCCCCAGGCTTCAGGCTGCAAATCCCGTTGGACAGCTCTTCGGGCAGCATGGGGATGGCCCGGTCGGGGAAATAGACCGAGGTGCCGCGCCGCAGGGCTTCCCGGTCCAGAGACGAGTCCCTGGCCACATAGTGGGCCACGTCGGCGATGTGAACCCCCAGCCGGAAGCGGCCGTTTTCCAACCCTTCCAGGTGGACAGCGTCATCGAAGTCCTTGGCGGACTCGCCGTCGATAGTGACCACCGGCAGTTGGCGGAAATCGGTGCGCCGGACGGCTTCGGCCGGCGGGACCTGCCAGCTCCGGGATCGGACCTCCTCCAGAACGGAGCGGGGAAACTCCACCGGAATCCGGTGCTTGCGGACCATGATCTCGATGTCCACGCCCAAGTCTCCCGGCGAGCCCAGAACCTCGATCACCCGTCCTCGCAGGGACTGCCCCAGTCCCGAGGGGAACCGCGTCACCTCCACGTGGACGATCTTTCCATCGACCGCCTCCCCTCGATCCCCTTCCCGAATCAGCACGTCCTGCCCGATCCTGAAGTCGTGCGGAATCACCCGGTGGAAGGGCCTGTCTTCCCGGAACTGCCCTACCACCGTGGTATTCCTGCGGCTCAGGATCTTGAGGATCCGCCCCTCGGCCCGATTGCTGCCCGGACGCCGGTCCAGGGTGGCCAGCACCGAGTCTCCCTGCATGGCCTCACCCAGGTGCCTGGCGGGAATGAACACATCGCCCTCCAGTTTGGTGGGCCGCTTGTCCGGGATGACAAAGCCGTAGCCGTCCCGGTGGACCGTGATCCTGCCGGTAACCAGCGACTGCCTGGACGGAACCGTGTAGCGGTTCCCCTTCAACTTCAACAGCACCCCAGCTTTCACCATGCCGTTCAGCACGTCCCGAACCTCCCGCCGGCTATCCGGGCCCAGATCCAACTGGCGGCTGAGCTGACGGAAGCTGCCGATCTGAGAGGGCGAAGCCTTGATCAACCGAATCAGGGTCTGTTCCAGCGGTTCCATGTCGGGATTCTCGAACAATGTGGCTATCAGGCCCCCGGATGACTCCAAGCGGCGGGCGGTTCTTGTCGGCTGAAAGCTTGCGTTGGCGGCCTCTTTACAAGGGCCGGACGGCGTGCTAACGTTCAAAACGCCTACCCGAGCGGAAGTGGCGGAATTGGCAGACGCGCTAGATTCAGGTTCTAGTG is part of the Acidobacteriota bacterium genome and harbors:
- a CDS encoding ADOP family duplicated permease — protein: MKADKPLVPRQPQTVNPNKKHPELLSLLSDLLDRVGPEFRMALRSTWKHRLHSLTVITTIALVIASGSVIFSVVDRILFRATPYSQEDTLVSVGVVAPIESVEFLMSGTYFQWKNSGAFNAMTSWSGVTDCAFVNEVPVGLVCARVEWDFLQVLGVPLQLGRDFDWTEDRPGAPRVAILSHDLWSSRFGRSREVIGTEFSSEGGHVRVVGVLPRDFELPNLQPFDMLVPQSLPERAYNPEAATHILRAFARLQSDTTLQQAHARLQSRFLEMLQWVPPILRNEISLLLRPIREYQLGSARLASWLLLAGIIAVILVACANVAGLLYARDAGRKQERAIRHALGATTARSLAESTAQNLMLGFAGGIAGLGLASILLEALIRLAPDGIPYLDQASINWRVLVFAIGASVLATILPSVSIALQRPQLGTLTGVRTTRSGLVLRQLLIIAQVSLSMFLLSLAGLLIRSFLNIQTEQIGIRSEKVFTAEILLGSRYPLAEQRHRIFETLESRILRLPGVEAVGVSDTLPPVGPVRKKPLSIVQIYGRPLAEEGQIGSVNWRAVTPGYFQALGIPILQGRGFVDDDRKNSDKVVILSERLAGVLFPGEESLSQHVRFGPDEPWWTVVGVAGDVKNEGLTALPEPEFYLVRKDAADLGLGNLQTEGTSRRAVLVVRSDSAVEAMGRSIQFEVAKLDPTLPVNVEALEESIAQLRTPSRFNATVLGYFSVLSLLMASVGIYGLISFVVEERNRELGIRMALGATRWHIARLILSHVLAWTATGAVIGLFCAFLAGDLVESLLYRVKGIDLFTQLVTIGVLLLTALIAATRPIVRASRVDPATVLRYE
- a CDS encoding HlyD family efflux transporter periplasmic adaptor subunit, yielding MNSLSSSSLVGKGSGLDIPRNDAAFKRRLRRILYPVVIIVSLVVIRVGVSRLEPAAPTVARGTVWTDTVKRGSMLRRVRGLGFLMPEEIRWIPAVTDGRVERILVLPGAAVKKDAVLVELSNPKLNLAALEAEFRLKAAEAEYKDLKVTLESERLDQLAATVRLNAEYRQARLKADRDEMLAEEGLAPDLTVQLSRVTADELANRVVLEEKRLEISDESVEARLAAQLVKVEELRAVHRLKLRQLASLKVRADMEGVLQELPIEVGQQVTPGTNLARVSDPSRLKAEIKISETRAKDIQFGMPASIDTRNGVIRGSVARIDPAAQNGTVAVDVKLKGPLPRGARPDLSVEGIIELERLENVLYLDRPAIGHEKSLVTLFKLVRETGEAIRIPVKLGRSSVDKIEIQEGLDIEDEVILSDMSAWDGYDRIRLD
- a CDS encoding ABC transporter ATP-binding protein, yielding MSSNNPLIQLDDVTKVFMTEEIETHALSRIHLKISRGEYVSIAGPSGCGKSTMLSILGLLDSPTEGSYIFNSRPVESLSHSQRARIRNREIGFIFQSFNLIGDLSVFENVELPLAYRGIRSSERRDRVGQALERVEMEHRSKHLPSQLSGGQQQRVAVARALAGRPLILLADEPTGNLDSRNGEAVMELLDDLHQEGTTICMVTHDPRYSRHAERTVNLFDGRVVEEQLAEDYQV
- a CDS encoding sigma-54 dependent transcriptional regulator, whose translation is MSANEKPSARILVADDQSDVLEAVRLLLKREAFQVETARSPRQVLGLLRTREFDVLLIDLNYTRDTTSGQEGLNLLTEIRELDGTLPVVVMTAWGSIELAVEAMRRGARDFIQKPWENQRLKAILRTQTELGRALRQSRRLEAENQVLRGQKFPRLIANSEAMKPVLEMIERVGPSDTNILITGNNGTGKGVVAHHLHAVSRRAAKPLVTVNTGGLPEGVFESEVFGHVKGAYTDAKANRIGRFEMADGGTLFLDEISNISLNEQAKLLRVLESGEFEPVGSSKTRIVDVRVFSATNADLKKAVGEGRFRQDLYFRLNTIEIPLPPLNQRQQDIPLLAEYFLQRHVRHYGKRLVGFNDAALQAMRDYPWPGNVRELDHAVERAVLMAKGTTVHVADLGLGFPRDGANPPEDLSLEEVERLLIQKALVRCEGNVRRAAEVLGLSRSALYRRLQRHGL
- a CDS encoding ATP-binding protein, with amino-acid sequence MTERTPITKRRLTHEGRITLLAVGAGVPATAVALVLLWTGEFSFRTQWTLTLFLGLLWWGFSFAVRGWVVSRLRTLSNLLAALRQGDYSFRARDARRNDPLGEVMLEVNTLGETLREQRLETLEATNLLHRVMAEIEVAIFAFDDGHRLRLVNRAGERLLGQASERILGSRAEKLGLADCLRGESVAILNKTFAGQSGRWGVRRSTFRSQGLPHQLLVLSDLSRTLREEERFAWQRLVRVLGHELNNSLAPIQSITGSLGHLMLRKPRPTDWEEDLHRGLEVIRSRCDSLNRFMRAYTRLARLPQPKIGSVELGGLIHRVKGLETRLPIILSEGPNFTIQADGDQLEQLLINLVKNAVDAALETQGDVRMGWIKKRDRFEVWVEDEGPGISDTANLFVPFYTTKPNGLGIGLVLSRQIAEAHGGRLSLENRKTGQGCEARLYLPLDHQHRAFGS